From the genome of Streptacidiphilus rugosus AM-16, one region includes:
- a CDS encoding DUF5998 family protein, with amino-acid sequence MAKTGTTTTQGLRSAIERSGYYPTLVSEAVEQAVGSDGVDAFLVHQETTFDANEVRRHVTVLVLTGTRFIVSHTDEQGADDTSPVPYATTSTESVKIDRISSVVVSRVVANPEQYTRGTLPREVVLTIGWGAVSRIDLEPAACGDPNCDADHGYTGSSTADDLSLRVSEAGDGPETVAQALAFAQALSEATARTPE; translated from the coding sequence ATGGCGAAGACCGGTACGACCACCACCCAGGGGCTGCGCTCCGCGATCGAGCGCAGCGGCTACTACCCGACCCTCGTGTCCGAGGCCGTCGAGCAGGCCGTGGGCAGCGACGGTGTCGACGCCTTCCTGGTCCACCAGGAGACCACCTTCGACGCCAACGAGGTGCGCCGGCACGTCACCGTGCTGGTGCTGACGGGGACGCGCTTCATCGTCAGCCACACCGACGAGCAGGGCGCGGACGACACCTCCCCGGTGCCCTACGCGACGACCTCCACCGAGAGCGTCAAGATCGACCGGATCTCGTCCGTCGTGGTCAGCCGCGTCGTGGCGAACCCGGAGCAGTACACGCGCGGCACCCTGCCGCGCGAGGTCGTGCTGACCATCGGCTGGGGCGCGGTCTCCCGGATCGACCTGGAGCCCGCCGCCTGTGGCGACCCGAACTGCGACGCCGACCACGGTTACACCGGCTCCTCGACCGCCGACGACCTGTCGCTGCGGGTGAGCGAGGCGGGGGACGGTCCGGAGACGGTGGCGCAGGCCCTCGCCTTCGCCCAGGCACTGTCGGAGGCCACGGCCCGCACACCGGAGTGA
- a CDS encoding alkaline phosphatase family protein has product MTLPLSAAPVPAYGTASLADVLPAVAAGFGLTGADGVPPTGLELPAADRVCVFLVDGLGWELIRSHPDEAPFLTSLLPSSLAGSGRPLTVGFPSTTATSLASFGTGRPPGEHGLAGYLVRIPGEKRLMNQLRWQPHVTPRTWQPHPTVFRKTHAAGVPTCQVSSPMFEFTPLTEVALSGGEFLGRLSGEERTDLAAERLAASDRALVYTYYSELDAMGHRHGVGSDAWRGQLMVVDRLAQRLAEQLPPRSALYVTADHGMVDLPVDPAAGARVDFDAPEQQELREGVLLLGGEGRARHVYAQPGAEADVLAAWREQLGDRFWIASRDEAVTAGWFGPVVEERVRGRIGDVVAVAAADAAVVATRREPGESSMVGLHGSMHPSEQLVPLLEVRRG; this is encoded by the coding sequence ATGACTCTCCCTCTCTCCGCCGCGCCGGTGCCCGCCTACGGCACAGCCTCGCTCGCCGACGTCCTGCCTGCCGTGGCGGCGGGGTTCGGTCTGACCGGCGCCGACGGCGTGCCCCCGACCGGGCTGGAACTGCCGGCGGCGGACCGGGTCTGCGTCTTCCTGGTGGACGGCCTGGGCTGGGAACTGATCCGCAGTCACCCCGACGAGGCACCGTTCCTCACCTCACTGCTGCCGAGCTCGCTCGCGGGCAGCGGCCGCCCGCTCACCGTCGGCTTCCCGTCCACCACCGCGACCAGCCTGGCCTCCTTCGGCACCGGCCGCCCGCCGGGTGAGCACGGCCTGGCCGGCTATCTGGTCAGGATCCCCGGCGAGAAGCGGCTGATGAACCAGCTCCGCTGGCAGCCGCACGTGACGCCGCGCACCTGGCAGCCGCATCCGACCGTGTTCCGGAAGACGCACGCGGCGGGCGTCCCGACCTGCCAGGTCTCCTCGCCGATGTTCGAGTTCACCCCGCTGACCGAGGTCGCGCTCTCGGGCGGCGAGTTCCTCGGCCGGCTCTCCGGCGAGGAGCGGACGGACCTGGCCGCCGAGCGGCTGGCCGCCTCCGACCGGGCCCTGGTCTACACGTACTACAGCGAGCTCGACGCGATGGGCCACCGGCACGGGGTCGGCTCCGACGCCTGGCGGGGTCAGCTGATGGTGGTCGACCGGCTGGCACAGCGCCTGGCGGAGCAGCTGCCGCCGCGCTCGGCGCTCTACGTGACCGCCGACCACGGCATGGTCGACCTTCCGGTCGACCCGGCGGCGGGGGCGCGCGTCGATTTCGACGCGCCGGAACAGCAGGAGCTGCGCGAGGGTGTGCTGCTGCTGGGCGGCGAGGGCCGGGCGCGGCACGTCTACGCCCAGCCGGGCGCCGAGGCCGACGTGCTGGCCGCCTGGCGGGAGCAGCTGGGGGACAGGTTCTGGATCGCCTCGCGCGACGAGGCGGTCACGGCGGGCTGGTTCGGGCCCGTCGTGGAGGAGCGGGTGCGCGGGCGGATCGGCGACGTCGTCGCGGTCGCGGCCGCGGACGCCGCCGTGGTGGCCACGCGCCGGGAGCCGGGGGAGTCGTCGATGGTGGGGTTGCACGGGTCGATGCACCCGTCGGAGCAGCTGGTGCCGCTGCTGGAGGTGCGTCGTGGCTGA
- a CDS encoding thymidine kinase, with amino-acid sequence MADLVFFSGTMDCGKSTLALQMDHNHRARGRQGIIFTRNDRAGAAILSSRLGLSTEAVEVGDDLDFHAHVVALLSAGARIDYLICDEAQFFESRQVDQLARIVDDLSIDVFTFGITTDFRTRLFPGSARLIELADRVEVLQVEALCWCGARATHNARTVGGVMVVEGAQVVVGDVAVNADQVGYEVLCRRHHRRQMTAATARAGALSPDVLPFESASGQQI; translated from the coding sequence GTGGCTGATCTCGTCTTCTTCTCCGGGACCATGGACTGCGGCAAGTCGACGCTGGCGCTGCAGATGGACCACAACCACCGGGCGCGCGGGCGGCAGGGGATCATCTTCACCCGCAACGACCGCGCCGGTGCGGCGATCCTGTCGAGCAGGCTGGGCCTGAGCACCGAGGCGGTGGAGGTCGGCGACGACCTCGACTTCCACGCGCACGTGGTCGCGCTGCTCTCGGCGGGCGCCAGGATCGACTACCTGATCTGCGACGAGGCCCAGTTCTTCGAATCACGACAGGTCGATCAGCTGGCCAGGATCGTGGACGACCTCTCGATCGACGTGTTCACCTTCGGCATCACCACGGACTTCCGCACCCGGCTCTTCCCCGGCTCGGCCCGGCTGATCGAACTGGCCGACCGGGTCGAGGTGCTGCAGGTCGAGGCGCTGTGCTGGTGCGGCGCGCGGGCCACGCACAACGCGCGGACCGTCGGCGGGGTGATGGTCGTCGAGGGCGCGCAGGTCGTGGTCGGGGATGTGGCCGTGAACGCGGACCAGGTGGGCTACGAGGTGCTGTGCCGCCGCCACCACCGGCGGCAGATGACGGCCGCGACCGCCCGCGCCGGGGCGCTCTCGCCGGACGTGCTTCCGTTCGAGAGCGCCTCGGGGCAGCAGATCTGA